DNA sequence from the Pelagibaculum spongiae genome:
ATAGCATGGGCTGGTTATTATTTAAACAAGGCAACCCACACGCTGCGCTGGAATTTTTACAAAAAGCTTGGGATGGCGATCAAGATCCAGAAATTGCTGCGCACCTCGGTGAAGTTTTGTGGCTGCTATCTCGCCAAGAAGAAGCCGCTATTATCTGGAAGAAAGGTATAGAAACAGCACCCGAGCACCAAATTCTTCGTCAAACGCTGGAGCGGTATAATCAATGATCGTCGCTAGTAAATTCCAACGATGTTTTTCGGTTTTAATTGTTTCGCTGACATTGCTGCTCAATGGATGTGGATTATTTACAGCCAATCTAAATAATCCACCAGCTTCAACAATTAACCAACCCATACTCGAAGCCCAAGCGCTACAGAACTGGAAACTCAAAGGCCGAATTGGTTTAATTTCCGGCGATAAAGCTTGGTCTGCCAGTTTAAACTGGCAACAGCAGCAACAGCAGTTTGATATCACCATTGCCGGCGCTTTTGGCATTGGTCGAACCCACTTAGTAGGCAACACCGATGCTTATGTAATAAAAAGCAGTGACACTGAGTTAAACCAGCATCAGGCTCGGTTATGGCTTCATCAAGAGCTTGGGCTAACCCTGCCAATAGCGGCATTACCCTATTGGGTGCGCGGTTTACCTTGGCCGAAATATCCCCACCAGCAAACTGAAAAAGGTTTTACCCAAGGCAATTGGACTATCGCCGCTGACAAATTCAAAGCCAGCAGTGGCTTTAATTTGCCAAGCCGAGTCAAAATACAAATTCGCGACAAAACGACTGATCAAAAAGACTTAAAAGTGACGTTGGCGATTAAAAACTGGCAAGCGATTTAATGCTTTTTACCGTTAACAGATCCGATTTTCTGCCCACAACACACCGCGATTGCTTAATTTAACAAGCACAGGAAGTTAACAAGGATTCGAATGAACCAGCTAAGTAACTGGCCAGCTCCGGCCAAGCTGAATTTATTTTTGCACATCACCAGTCGCCGTGATGATGGTTATCACAATCTGCAAACCGTTTTTCAGTTTCTCGATTTTGGTGACAGCTTGAGCTTTCAGCTGCGTAGCGATGACCAATTGAAGCTAACCCCCGAATTGCCCGGCGTGCCCAACCAGCAAAACCTGATTATTCGAGCCGCTGAATTATTACGCCAATTCACAAGCTGCAAACTAGGCGCTGATATCCAGCTAGAAAAACGCCTACCTTCTGGTGGCGGACTTGGCGGCGGCAGCTCAGATGCCGCAACCACGTTGCTAGCGCTGAATCATTTATGGCAACTTAATCTATCAACTGATCAGCTAGCGGCATTGGGCTTAACACTGGGTGCCGATGTACCGGTATTTGTTCGCATGCAAGCAGCCTGGGCCGAAGGGGTTGGCGAGCAATTACAGCCAATCGATTTACCCGAACCATGGTTTATTGTGCTCAAGCCACAAGTAAATATTTCTACAGCCGATATTTTCAGCGACCCTAAGCTGGTTAGAAACAGCCCATTAATTACTCAACAAGATTTTTTAAACGGTGCAGGGCACAACGATTGTCAGCCAGTTGCAGAGCAAAGATTCCCCCAAGTATCTGAAGTCATTAAATGGTTGGCACAATTTAGCTCTGAGTCTAACCAACCTCGGATGACCGGTACTGGATCTTGCGTTTTTATGAAATGTGAAACTGAACAACAAGCACAGCAAATCATTGATCGTTCACCCTTCACAGGATTTATTGCAAGAGGCTTGAATAACTCTCCACTCGCTGTTAAAGTGCGCACCCTGTTGGCGGGAGCTCAGGTGCTTTAAGTGCTTTTTCCGTTGATTACTGGGGTGTCGCCAAGCGGCAAGGCAGCAGGTTTTGATCCTGCCATTCAGAGGTTCGAATCCTCTCACCCCAGCCATATTTTGCAGTACCCAGTTTTATTGGGGTGTCGCCAAGCGGCAAGGCAGCAGGTTTTGATCCTGCCATTCAGAGGTTCGAATCCTCTCACCCCAGCCATATTTTGCAGTACCCAGTTTTATTGGGGTGTCGCCAAGCGGCAAGGCAGCAGGTTTTGATCCTGCCATTCAGAGGTTCGAATCCTCTCACCCCAGCCATATTTTGCAGTACCCAGTTTTATTGGGGTGTCGCCAAGCGGCAAGGCAGCAGGTTTTGATCCTGCCATTCAGAGGTTCGAATCCTCTCACCCCAGCCATATATAAAAATCCGACTTTATAAGTCGGATTTTTTTTGCTTGAAATTTGTTTACCGCTCAGATTAGCGACATATACCCAAGCCACTTCAAGAGGTGCATCTTGAAGTGGCTTGGGTATAAAGCCGTAACTGTCATTTGCTCACGATTGGTTTTACCTAAGGCGATTTTTTTTGTTGTTTTATTTACACTTGCCTGACGTGTGAAAATAAGTACAATGCGCCGGTACAAATTATGGGCAGCAACCCAGAGGGGAACCTAACAAGAATCAAAAGGTTAGGATAGCGTTATAGACATGTCTATGTGTCTCTACCCCTCACTCCACCGCGATTCTTGCCCAGTTCCACAGAAAAAATATGTCCACCCAAACTGAATCTGACATCTCAAGGAATCCGATTGTGGCCGATTTGATGGTATTTGCCGGAAATGCAACTCCAGAACTAGCCGAACAAGTCGCTCGTTACCTCTCTGTCCCCCTTGGCAAAGCCAAAGTAGGCAAGTTCAGCGATGGCGAAGTTGCTGTAGAAATTCAGCAAAATGTTCGCGGCAAGGATGTTTTTATCATCCAATCAACCTGTGCACCGACCAACGACAGCTTGATGGAAGTAATGGTGATGGCTGACGCATTGCGCCGTGCATCTGCAGGCCGTATTACCGCAGTAATGCCTTACTTTGGTTATGCTCGCCAAGATCGCCGCCCTCGCTCAACCCGAGTGGCGATTTCAGCAAAAGTAGTCGCAGACATGATCACTGGCGTTGGTGTTGACCGAGTACTCACGGTTGACCTTCACGCTGATCAGATCCAGGGCTTTTTCGACATTCCTGTCGACAACGTTTACTCGACTCCAGTTATGCTGGATGACGTTGAGCGTCAAAACTACGAAGATATCGTGGTCGTTTCCCCAGACGTTGGCGGTGTAGTCCGTGCACGTGCGATTGCCAAGCGCCTTGATGAAGCCGATTTGGCCATCATCGACAAGCGTCGCTCCAAGGCTAACGTTTCTCAGGTTATGCACATCATCGGTGATGTAAAAGATCGTACCTGCATCCTGGTCGATGACATGGTCGATACCGCAGGAACCTTGTGCAATGCAGCCAATGCTTTGAAAGAACATGGTGCCAAGCGTGTAGTGGCTTACTGTACTCACCCGGTACTGTCGGGCAAAGCAATGGAAAACATCAGAAACTCCAAGCTGGACCAGCTAGTTGTCACCGATACCATTCCTTTGACTGACGAAGCCAAGGCTTGCGACAGAATCCGTGTAGTGACTTTGGCCGATATCTTGGCTGAATCAGTACGCCGGATTACCAATGAAGAATCTATCAGCTCGATGTTCCTGC
Encoded proteins:
- a CDS encoding ribose-phosphate pyrophosphokinase codes for the protein MADLMVFAGNATPELAEQVARYLSVPLGKAKVGKFSDGEVAVEIQQNVRGKDVFIIQSTCAPTNDSLMEVMVMADALRRASAGRITAVMPYFGYARQDRRPRSTRVAISAKVVADMITGVGVDRVLTVDLHADQIQGFFDIPVDNVYSTPVMLDDVERQNYEDIVVVSPDVGGVVRARAIAKRLDEADLAIIDKRRSKANVSQVMHIIGDVKDRTCILVDDMVDTAGTLCNAANALKEHGAKRVVAYCTHPVLSGKAMENIRNSKLDQLVVTDTIPLTDEAKACDRIRVVTLADILAESVRRITNEESISSMFLL
- the lolB gene encoding lipoprotein insertase outer membrane protein LolB, coding for MIVASKFQRCFSVLIVSLTLLLNGCGLFTANLNNPPASTINQPILEAQALQNWKLKGRIGLISGDKAWSASLNWQQQQQQFDITIAGAFGIGRTHLVGNTDAYVIKSSDTELNQHQARLWLHQELGLTLPIAALPYWVRGLPWPKYPHQQTEKGFTQGNWTIAADKFKASSGFNLPSRVKIQIRDKTTDQKDLKVTLAIKNWQAI
- the ispE gene encoding 4-(cytidine 5'-diphospho)-2-C-methyl-D-erythritol kinase, producing MNQLSNWPAPAKLNLFLHITSRRDDGYHNLQTVFQFLDFGDSLSFQLRSDDQLKLTPELPGVPNQQNLIIRAAELLRQFTSCKLGADIQLEKRLPSGGGLGGGSSDAATTLLALNHLWQLNLSTDQLAALGLTLGADVPVFVRMQAAWAEGVGEQLQPIDLPEPWFIVLKPQVNISTADIFSDPKLVRNSPLITQQDFLNGAGHNDCQPVAEQRFPQVSEVIKWLAQFSSESNQPRMTGTGSCVFMKCETEQQAQQIIDRSPFTGFIARGLNNSPLAVKVRTLLAGAQVL